DNA from Evansella sp. LMS18:
GGAGCCAGGTCAGGGTTTCGGCGGATAAGAATAGCAATAGTAATAACGAATAAAATAATCTGCAGAATACCAGGGATTATTCCTGCAATGAGCAGTGCACCGATATTTTCGCCAGTTAATATTCCGTAAAGTATTAAAATGACACTTGGGGGGATGAGGATTCCCAAAGTACCGCCTGCTGCCACACAGGCTGTTGACAAGGTTGGCTTGTAATTGTATTTTTCCATTTCCGGCAATGTTATTTTCGCCACAGTCGCAGTTGTGGCATTAACGGAACCGGAAATCGCTGAAAAAATAGCGGCTGTACCTATGGTGGCCATTGCAAGTCCCCCACGGACATGGCCAATCCAGTTATCCACCGCCTTATACAGGTCTCTGCCAAGTCCGCAATATGACAGGACCATCCCCATTAAAATAAATAAGGGAATAACACTGAGAGAATAAGAGAACGCTGTATCAAAGGGGGTTCTCCCAAGCTGGAGAAGTGCGATATCCCAGCCTCTTATTAACCCTGTTCCGACTAAACCGACGACAAGCAAAGCGATACCAACAGGGATTTTCAGCAGAAATAAAATGAGCAAAAGGATCAGGCCCAGGACTCCGATTAATTCAGGACTCATTGTTCTTACCCACCTTTTGTGCGTATATAATTCCGTTCATTACTGCGGTTAAGGAGAAAACAAAAGTTCCCACAGCTGCCAGAATTGCAAATAGGAATATTGGAAGATTAAGGTCACCTGTCACTGTGTTTGACTGATAAAGACGCATGGCGTTTTGCCATAACTGCCATGTCAGCAGGAGCATTAAACCGGCAATAAAGAAATTGACAGCACTGTTAAAAATGGTTTGAGTTCTGTCAGAAAACTTCTCCACGAGGAAATCAATTGTTATGTGCTCCTTTACCTGGTGTGTATATGCCAGGCCTAGAAATATAACCATTGAAAGTCCTGACTGAGTAAAGTCATAAGTCCCTGTCACCGGAATGTTAAACAGCCAGCGTCCTACTACATCAAAGGTGATCATCAGCATCATGGCTATTAAAATAAGCTGGGCTACAAAATGTAGCCCGCTGCTTAAAATATGAACAAGTTTCTTCATACTTATCACTTCTTTTATCAGTTTAGTTGTTTCTGATTTCTACAGCTCTGTCATACATTTCCTGCGCAGGCACTCCCTGGGCAGCCATATCTTCAATCCACTTTTCAACAATTGGCTGGAACGCTTCTTCCCATGCTGCGAGGTTATCACCGGAAAGCTCGATAAATTCCACTCCGTTTTCTGCTCCGGCGTTATATCCATTCTCTCCCGCCTGATCGAATACCGCTCCAGCATGCATGGACATATCTAACTGAGTGAGGTCGTCAAGCACTGCTTTGTCAGAATCGGACAGGCTGTTATATACATCTGTGTTCATGACACCAAAGAATGGTGTTGCAGAGAAGTTACCTACAGTTACATAATCCACTACTTCATAGAAACTATAGTCAGCGAGAGTGGAAAACGGTGCCATAGCAGCGTCGATAGCTCCTCTTTCAAGTGCTTCATACACTTCTCCCATTGGCATTGTTACCGGAGTTGCTCCAAGTGCTTCAAGCATTTCCGCTCCTGCAGGTGATGGAGTCCGCACCCGTAGTCCCTGTAAGTCTTCAGGAGATTCGATTTTCTTGTCCGGGCTTAAAATTTGTGCTGGTTCTGCAGAGAATAAGAATAGAGGAGTTGTATCATTATGTTCCTCCTGCAGTTCCTCAAACTCTTCATAAAGTGTCCAGAAAATCTCGCCGCCTTTTTCTGCTGATTCAACAAGGAACGGCAGATCAATAACCGTAGCAATAGGGAATCTACCTGAAGAATAAGCATGAACACTTAAACTAAGGTCTGCTTCACCGGTAACGGCCATATCGTAGTGGGCGCCTGGTGCGCCTAACTGGTTATTGTCATATATGTCTGAAGTAATTCTTCCATTTGTCCGCTCTTCCAGATCCTCTGCAAGTGTTGTAAGTACATTTTGATGTATCGGGTGATTAGCCGGCAGGAAGTGTGAAACAGTCAGGTTGTGATCGCCTCCCTCGTCAGAGGTAACAGCACCATCATTGTTATTAGCCGCTTCCTCATTGTTATTATTGTTGTCATTGCCAGCTTCTTCTGCCGTGTTGTTATTTTCCGATGCCTCAGCACCATTTTCATTTCCGCCAGTATCCGCTGCACATGCAGCCAGCATAACGAAGAATGCGCTTACAAATGCTGCTAACATAAACTTTTTACTTCCAATCATTCTCCAGAACATCCAAAATCCCCCTTTTATATGATGCGTTTTATTGTCCACGTTTGAAAAACGTGTTAACGAGTTCATTATATCAAAAGATAATAGAGTTAAAAAGCAATTTTTCTGAATTTACTAAAAAATATATAATTGAAGATATTATATATTTTCGTTTAAAAAGTATTATTTGTTTTACGTGAAATCTGTGTTGTGGAGATGGTTCAGCCTGTCTGCTGCTGGATGGGCTGCCTATTAATAATGAAGAAAAAGTTCAGTGGGCCACTTATTTAAATGAAACGGAATACGAGACGAAAGAAGCATACCTTTCTTTGAACGAAGACCTGTTATAACGTTGCAAAGACTGCTTGTCTAATTTTTTAAAAAAATTGAATGAGGTGCTTTCACAGGTAATTTTTCCTCTCCACAGGATAATTTTTGGTTTTTCAAGTAAAACTACAATTAAAAGCGAAACTTAACACTCAAATAGCGCATTTAGGAGGCTGTGATAAAATGAAAAAGGCCCTTGTATATCTTCTTCTTCCATTATTGTTTTTTTGCGGACTGGTTTCGTACAGCGTGGAAGCAGCTGAAGATGGAAAGCAGACGGAGGAGAATTCTGTCCCTGACTCTGCCATGGATATTTCAAAAGATAACACCTACCCAAACCCTGCCCAGGATCTACCTAAGTTACATCCTGGTGAATTAGCGAGTGAGCTGCTCGAGTCCACAGAGATTAAAATTGAAAATCCGGAGCTGATTAAAATGTTTAATGAATCAGACATCCGGAGCTCCAAAATGGCCATAGGCATGAATGTTTCCATCTATCTGGGGCAGTGGCCTCTGGCATACGAGTCTGACGAAACAAAAATTAACTGGGATTTCGAAAAGGTAAACACGAATAGAGTGGATAACCGGGGCGGACAGGAAGCGAAGCGGATTAACTACAACCAGGAGCAGCAAAAGAGAATTAAAGGCGGCCTGACAGCGGAAGTGCCAAGCGGAGATATGGTGCAGAAAATGATGATGATTAAGGCAAGGGAAAAACTGAATATGCCCCTGAGTTTTTCCACTGTCATTGGTTATGGAACAAAGACAGACCGTGTATATAATGTAGCTCCCGGTTCTGTAGGGTACTTGTCGGCATATGCGCCAGCTGTCAATGAAAAAGGGAAAGTAACATACGGTGAAGTTTACCTTCGTGTTAAAGGCGGAGAAAAATGGCTTGAAGTAAAAAATGTAACACAGCAGGGAATCGGAGCATGGATACCGCTGCAGGACCATATAAACCTGAAGTTCAATACTGCAAATGAATGAACCGGCGGAGTATGGTATTTACGGATGATACTCGGATATGGTCATTGTAACACTTTGGCAACAGCTTATCGCGGCGAGCAGGGCTTGTGTTCGGAAAAGCAGGCTCTGTTTGCCTTTAATTGACACACAGAAGAGATTTGTTAAAATGGGATAGCGTTAAAAACCGTAAATATTGGAAAATTTCATTGGATATTTGAAAGGGGAAGGCAATGAGAGAAGCAGAACATGCAGGGAAAGAAGATAGAATGGCGCTCCTGAATGAGAGGATTGACCATCTGGTTTCTACACTTGATTCCCTCGATCCGGAGAAAACTGGTGTAGAAGAAATTGATCGTATTATTTCAATGCTCGACGATCTTGAGGAAAAATGCAGGCAGTATCGCCGGGAATATGAGTGAACGACTGATTAACAATTGAAATACACATAGTTAAGACAAACAAGAACGCCTGGAATGGATTATCCAGGCGTTCTGTTTATTTAATATAACGGAATGAGGAACTGCTGCTACGGCCCGGAGTGCCTTTTACTCAATTTAGCGGAATGAGGAACCGTTTCCTCCCGTCAAAGCGGATCCTCATTCCGTTATTTCATTTCCCCCCTATTTAAACTTGTTTTCGCATCCAGATTCCAAACTTATTAACTGATTATAAAGATTCAGTCAGTACATAAACGTTTAATTTATAATAAAGTTACGATTAGGAAGAGAGTGAAGTGGCTCTGCGAGGACAGAGCGCAAATTATTGAGAAAATAAAAAAACAAAAGCTGTAACACAAATCCTACTCCGGGAGGACAGACAATTGGATGCTGTAAACTGGTATGACTGGATTTCACCGTCGAATCCATATGCTGCAATAGTTCTCGGTTTAATTATTGTTTTAACAGTAATAGTGTTTGTATGGATTGAGGAGAGAGACCTGAAAACAGTACTGTATGTGTTTTTAGCAGGGGCGGCCGTTGTGCTTGCTGGTGTGTTTTTATTCAGCAGTCTTGGTTTTATGGATAGGGAACGAGGTGAATAAGAGAAATGGTTCTGAAAAAACTGTGGCTACCCTTGACGGATTTTTTTGGTTTGGCCTCCTAATGTTTATAAGCGGAATCGCCTTGTCTGCAGTCAACCCGTATCTAGGGATTATAGGGATAGTTGGTGGAGGGGTGATGGGCCTCCAGGCAATTAATCTATGCAGCCTGAACAGAGGGCAAGGGAAAATTATCTTTATTTTTATAATCAGCCTTGTAACAATAATGGTAAGTCTTTATGTCGCTGCTATTAGATATTACATACTCTGAAGATAAATGAGGTGGAGCCAGTGGGATTGATTGCTTTCTGTGTTGCAGCAGGTGCCTTAGCAACAGCTTTATTTGCGGAAACAAGAGCTTCAAAGCTTGAAAAAAGAGTGAGCGAGTTAGAGGAAAAGCTTGATAATCTTAAATAAAAGAGGAGATCGATTTATGCATTATTATCTTCTCTTCGCTTTAATTTTTGTGATTCGCTTCCCAAAACCAGCTTTCTCTGTTAACAGTTACCACCCAGCCTGTAATAAACATCCCCTGCTCAAACCCTGCTTCATCAATGATCTGTTAGCTGTTAAAATAGTTACATAACCTGAAAAAGGACTCCGGTACAGGGAGTCCTTTTTCGTAAAAGGTTCTGTTAACTAGGTTGCTAACAGAGCCGTGAATTAATAGAAGAGGGTGGCGAAATGGAACTTTATTTAATAAGGCATGGCCAGTCAGAAGCAAATCTTCATGGAATTATTCAGGGGCATGCAGATTATCCTCTTTCCGGTCTCGGGAAAAAGCAGGCAGCTCTTTTAGGAGAATATTTATCCTCTTTGAAATCAGACAATATTTACAGTTCAGACCTTGTTCGAGCTAAGGAGACAGCTGAAGCGATCGCTGATCAGCGAAGCCTCGAGGTAAAAACCTGGCCGGAAATCAGAGAAGTTGGGCTGGGGCCATTTGAAGGCCGGACCAGAATCGATATTTTGGAAAAATATCCTAACCTGAAGCACGAGTCACTGCTTACTTCCGGAGTGGAGGGGACGGAAACAATAGAAAATATCACACAGAGGTGCAGGGAAGTTATCAGAGCCCTAAAGGAAAAACACCAGAACGAAACGATAGTCCTTGTTTCCCACGGCGGTTTCATCAGCATTCTTCTTACCTTTTTGATGGCGGGAGACGAGTGGCCAAAAATGGACCGGCCTTTTATCATTGGCAATACAAGCATTACGAAAGTTGAAATCGACGATACAGGGAAGGCGAAATTCCATTATATAAACAAGACAGCGCACCTCGATGAAAAAGAAGAGTCACTGACTTCGACGGTGCTTTATTGAAGATAGCGGCACATAAATAAACGCGCCGCTGCCATGTTTCCTCCTGTTTCGAAATTATCTGCCAACTGAAAGTGGTTTCATAGTATAATAGTAATCGTTGACAGAAGAAATATAAGGAGTGTTTCACTTGGAAAACTTTCGCCAGAGTATGTATGAACTCGTAACAGAAACATCAACTAACCTTCCGTACGATGTAAGACGGGCGATCCGTGCGGCTAAAGAGCGGGAAAATGCCGGCACAAGAGCGGCGCTTTCTCTAGCGACTATCACACAGAATATCGATATGGCAGACGATAATGTACTGCCAATCTGCCAGGACACCGGAATGCTTACATTCGAAATCAAGGTGCCGGTTGGAGCTAACCAGATTGAGATGAAAAAGGAGATTTATGAGGCGATCCGCCAGGCAACAAAGGATGGAAAACTTCGCCCAAACTCTGTGGATTCCCTTACTGGAGAAAACAGCGGCGATAATATCGGTCCTGGAACTCCAATCATTCATTTTGAACAGTGGGAAAATGATTACATAGACGCAAGATTGATTATCAAAGGCGGCGGCTGCGAAAACAAAAATATTCAGTACAGCCTGCCGATGGAAATTGAGGGCCTTGGCCGTGCAGGCAGGGACCTTGACGGCATCCGCAAATGTATCCTTCACTCAGTCTACCAGGCTCAGGGACAGGGATGCAGCGCAGGCTTTATCGGAGTTGGAATCGGGGGAGACCGAATCTCCAGCTATGAGCTTGCAAAGAAGCAGCTGCTTAGAGACGTAAGTGATATAAACGACAACCCACAACTTTTTGAGCTGGAAAATTATATTATGGAAAAAGGTAACACGTTAGGAATTGGCACCATGGGCTTTGGCGGGGAAGCAACACTTCTCGGCTGTAAAATCGGTGCAGCTAACCGTCTGCCGGCAAGCTTCTTCGTATCTGTTGCATACAACTGCTGGGCATTCCGCCGTCTCGGTGTGACACTGGATGCCGAATCCGGCACTATCCAGAACTGGCTTTACAAAGAAGGAGAAAAGATCAGTTTTAAAGAAGATACAGAAACAGCAGCCAAATCTGATGAGCCGGTAAGAGAAGTAGTCCTCCAGGCTCCTGTTACAGAAGAACAGATTCGTGAGCTTAAGGTTGGTGATGTGGTAGTAATTAACGGCGACCTTCATACTGGAAGAGATGCTATTCATCACCATCTCATGGACAATGACGCGCCAATCGACCTTAACGGACAGATTATCTATCACTGCGGTCCAGTAATGCTTAAGGACAAAGAAGGGGAATGGCATGTGAAAGCTGCCGGACCTACAACGAGTATTCGGGAAGAGCCTTATCAGGGGGATATCATGAAAAAATTCGGTATCCGTGCTGTCATGGGTAAAGGCGGCATGGGTCCAAAAACGTTGAAGGCACTTGAAGAACACGGAGGAGTTTATCTTAATGCAATCGGCGGTGCTGCACAGTATTACGCGGAATGCATTAAAAAAGTTGATGGCGTTGATCTTATGGAATTCGGAATCCCGGAAGCAATGTGGCATCTGAAAGTGGAAGGCTTCAGAGCGATTGTTACGATGGATTCCCACGGCAACAGCCTTCATAAAGACGTGGATAAAACTTCATTTGAACGTCTGCAGCAATACAGCGAAAAAGTATTTTCTTAAGTCTGAGTATACTCAGAAGAAGCAGGAGCTTATTCAATTGAGCGCTGCTTCTTTTTTTGGTGGTATGGTCATAATAATGACCTTTTACAGGACAAATTTTTGATTTGGAGGAGGGAATTGTCCAAGATAAAAATTTTGCAGGACAAATCTTTCAATCAGCAGCCGAATTTGTCCAGCAAACCAGAAATGCAGGACAAATTTCAGCTAAACATAAAAGATTTGTCCTGTATCAGAGCCGTAAGTGTTAATATATTCCATTAAAAGGTAATTTACAGGACAAATTTTGAATAACAGGAGGAATTTTTCCTGAATAATAATTTTGCAGGACAAATCTTTCAATCAGCAACCGAATTTGTCCAGCAAACCAAAAATGCAGGACAAATTTCAGCTAATACCCATAGATTTGTCCTGCATCAGTTGCGCCACATGGGGTCTTCCCCGGCAGCTTAACTCCACTCCTCCTTGAAGAAAACATATACGCAGAAAATATAAATTTCCCCGTCAGCCTTTCTGACAAAGTTACTGTTCGACGGCCAGGTATCTGTTATTTTAAATATAGCCTAAGCTTCGACCCGTAAAATATCACGCAGAAGTAAAGGAGGGGTGGCGAAATGTCCAAACACATTCAAAACGCCATAAGAGCAAGGAAGAATTATCTGATCAGCCAGCTAATTCAGCAGGGAATATACAAAAAGGGAGATCAGCATTTATATGAACTTACCCTTACAGAACTTGAGGACGAACTGAGTGCGGCAGTAAAAAAATGTGCAGGCAGCATATAAGGTATGTATGAAAACAACAGAATAACTGAAAAATAACACTATCACATATAAAAGAGAAATAAGGTGAGGGTGTTAAATGAAAAAAGCAATCGTATATTCAGTGCTTTTATGTTTATTCAGTTTGTCGCTTATTTCCCAGGTAATGGCTTACAGCAATGAAGCCTATAACTGGAGTTTTAATCCGTCAAAAAATAATCAGCCGGCCACGACAGAAGCCCATTTTGAAGAGTTACTGAAAAAGTATGGCGGATTTTACATCGGCGATACGACAAAAAAGGAAATTTATCTTACGTTTGATAACGGCTATGAAAATGGATATACAGAGAAAGTACTGGATGTGCTAAAAGATAAACAAGTGCCTGCAGCCTTTTTTATCACAGGGCATTATTTAAAGACTGAAGAGGATTTAGTGAAAAGAATGGTGGAAGAAGGCCATATTGTCGGGAACCACTCCTACCACCATCCGAGCCTCCCGGAAGTGTCCGATGAGCGGCTCGTCCGTGAGCTGGAAAGCTTAAGAACAGAGTACAAAAATGTAACTGGTGACGATGACATGAGGTATCTTCGGCCGCCAAGAGGGATCTTCAGTGAAAGAACACTCGCTAAGTCAGAAGAGCTCGGTTACACCAATGTTTTCTGGTCGTTCGCTTATAAAGACTGGGAAACGGATCAGCAAAAAGGCTGGAAGCATGCATATGATTCGGTGATGAACCGGATTCATCCTGGAGCAGTGATGCTTCTTCATTCTGTCTCCAGCGATAATGCGGAAGCTCTGCCTAAAATCATTGATGAGCTGGAGAGCCAGGGCTATACATTTAAAAGCCTGGATGATTTGATGATTAAAAAAGGATTCATTAAATAAAAATACCCCTGCGCCATCAAACGATGGCTCAGGGGTTTAACGCTTCACTGCAGCAGCGAAACACAAATTATGATTAGTTAGCGAGACTTAGTTCACCGATTGCTGAAGCAATTGTTTCCAGGGTGCTCACGTCGGTTACATCAAACGCAATCACTTCCCGTGTCCGTACAATCATTATCCCGATATTTTCATCTTTAGAATTTTTAATTGGAAATTTCAGTTCCCCGTTTGATTCCCATGCTAAATCATCTTCACTGTCTGAAGCAGCGAGGAGGCTTACTTCCTTTCCGTTCTCGTAAAAATAAATTCCGGACCAGTCAATATAAGGCACTTGTTCCACAAGACTGTTTACAGTCTTCTCGAGAATGTCCTGTAAGTTTTTTTTCTTATACACCTCTGCCATAATCTGCAGCGAGGCAATATCCGTCGCAATTGACACTACACATCTCTCCCTAAATTACGTTGTCGCACTCTATTTTAACAAACACACAAGGAGTTTTGGGCTGCCAAGTTAAGGAAGAGGCCCATGTGTGGTAATATGTATAGTGGAAAGGCGGGTGCAGCCATGCGCGAACAAATAAAAGTACAAGGTCCGTACAACTTTAAACAAGCTTTAAAGCGGTTAACAGTTGATCCTCTTGCCCTGACGAATGTGGAAAATCAAACATTGAGGATCCCCCTTCTTATAGATGAAACACAAGCAGTAGTGGATGTCACACAGACTGGGAGCTTTGAGGAACCTGTTTTTGAAATAGTGACAGAAAGCAATGTTGACCAGGAAATGCTTTTCAAAAGGTTAAATGAAATATTCCACTGGGATATCCCACTTGAAACAATTTACCAGTACTTTCAGGATACAGAATTAGACCAGCTGTTCAGCCAGTTCCGGGGCACGCCGTTCGTGTGCGATTTTCAATTATATGGCTGTTTAATGAAAACAATCATTCACCAGCAGCTGAACATGTCTTTTGCATTCGTTCTTTCTAACAGATTCAAACAAAACTTCGGTACAGAAATCGACGGTGTCTGGTTTTATCCGTCTCCAGATAAAGTAAGCAGGCTTGAGCCGGAAGACTTAATAGCCTTGCAATTCAGCCGCAGGAAAGCGGAATATGTGATAGATACTTCCCGGCTCATTACTGACGGTCTTCTTGACCTTGAAAGTTTAAAGAGTCTGGATGATGAGGAAGTAATCAGCCGCCTTATAGCCATTAGAGGAATCGGCCGCTGGACTGCGGAAAATTTCCTGATGTTCGGACTTGGGAGGCTGGATTTATTCCCGGTTGCTGATATAGGTATACAGAACGGGATGAAGAAGTATTATAAACTTGATAAAAAGCCATCTAAAGAGGTAATGATAGATAAATCTGGGGACTGGAAGCCATACAGGACGTATGCTTCATTATATTTATGGGAAAGTTTAGAGTCTGAATAATCAATGAGGTGAAATGAGTGAAGCAACAGCGAAAAGACACCGGGAAAGACAATAGCCATCTGAAAATCAAAAAAGGTCAGCGCTTCCCGCTCACAATCAAACGAATGGGCATTGACGGAGAAGGAGTAGGCTTTTTTAAACGGCAGGTTGTCTTCGTTCCCGGTGCCCTTCCTGGTGAAGAAATCGTTTGTGAAGTGACGAAAGCGGAAGGCAAGTTTGCAACAGGAAAGATAGTTAAAATCAGAAAAGAATCTAAAGACAGAGTCGCTCCTCCATGTCCTGTATATGCAGAATGCGGCGGGTGCCAGCTGCAGCATATGGCGTACGGAGGACAGCTCAGATCAAAAAAGGATATCGTCCGCCAGGCATTTGAAAGATATACGAAGATTAACCTTGATAAAATCAATTTCAAGGATACAATCGGCATGGACGACCCGTGGAATTACCGGAACAAGAGCCAGCTCCAGGTTGGAACGGAAAAAGGTAAAGTTATCGCCGGTCTGTACAGCACAAACAGCCACCGGCTTATTGACCTGGAGGACTGTGCCGTCCAGCACCCCCAGACAAATAAAGTGACAAATACAGTAAAACAGATCATCGAGGATCTGAAAATACCCGTTTATAACGAAAGAAAAAGAAGCGGTGTAATCAGAACAATCGTAACGAGAGTAGGTTTTGAAACCGGGGAATACCAGGTGGTGCTCGTAACGAAAGAAAGAGACATCCCGAAAGGTAAATTACTCATCGATGAGATCAAGCGACGTCTTCCGGATGTAACTTCAATTGTGCAAAACATTAATCCGAAAAAAACATCTCTAGTGTTTGGCGATGAAACAGTAACCCTTTTCGGGAAGGATAAAATTGAAGAAAAAATGAGTGAATTCAGTTTTAACCTGTCTCCCAGGGCATTTTTCCAGCTGAACCCTGTTCAGACGAAAAAACTCTATAACTCGGCAAAGGAAGCAGCGAAGCTTTCCGGGAAAGAGAAAGTCGTTGATGCATACTGCGGTGTTGGGACGATCGGCCTCTGGCTCGCAGACGGAGCGGCCGAACTGAGAGGCATGGATGTCATTGATGAAGCGATCCAGGATGCCAGGAAAAATGCCGAGGTACACGGGGTACACCATGCTCACTATGTGACAGGCAAAGCAGAAACATGGCTGCCTAAATGGGAGAAGGAAGGCTGGCACCCGGATGTGGTAGTAGTTGACCCGCCAAGGACAGGGCTGGACAGGTCGTTCATTGAAACACTACTTCGTGTAAAGCCGAAACGGATTGTATATGTTTCCTGCAACCCGTCTACCTTAGCAAAAAACGTCAACGACCTGGCAAGGGGCGGATACAAACTAAAATCCCTGCAGCCAGTAGATATGTTCCCGCAAACAGCACAAGTGGAAGTAGTCTCGGAGCTTACACTGTAGTTGTCTAACTAAAAAATACTCTTGCTAGTTAAAATAAACACTTGCTAGCCCGGCCCTGATTTCGTTAAAAATATCTTTTGCGAATCCAGGGTCTTTTTCATGCTTGAATCCGGCTGCTTGCAAGACTGTAAGGTATGAAACTGCAGTTAAATTTACCTAAACCAATAATTGGAATTTTGTGTTAAAATATTTTGTAAGCAATATACATCCATGCGAGTAAGGGAAACTTAGTTAGTTTGACTAATTCTTTCCACGTAACTCCATTGATCATTCTCGAACATTTATCTTCTAAATTGATTAATTATATTTCATTTATAATAAGGAGGAATAGCATGGAGTGTAAA
Protein-coding regions in this window:
- a CDS encoding TRAP transporter small permease, whose product is MKKLVHILSSGLHFVAQLILIAMMLMITFDVVGRWLFNIPVTGTYDFTQSGLSMVIFLGLAYTHQVKEHITIDFLVEKFSDRTQTIFNSAVNFFIAGLMLLLTWQLWQNAMRLYQSNTVTGDLNLPIFLFAILAAVGTFVFSLTAVMNGIIYAQKVGKNNES
- a CDS encoding TRAP transporter substrate-binding protein translates to MFWRMIGSKKFMLAAFVSAFFVMLAACAADTGGNENGAEASENNNTAEEAGNDNNNNNEEAANNNDGAVTSDEGGDHNLTVSHFLPANHPIHQNVLTTLAEDLEERTNGRITSDIYDNNQLGAPGAHYDMAVTGEADLSLSVHAYSSGRFPIATVIDLPFLVESAEKGGEIFWTLYEEFEELQEEHNDTTPLFLFSAEPAQILSPDKKIESPEDLQGLRVRTPSPAGAEMLEALGATPVTMPMGEVYEALERGAIDAAMAPFSTLADYSFYEVVDYVTVGNFSATPFFGVMNTDVYNSLSDSDKAVLDDLTQLDMSMHAGAVFDQAGENGYNAGAENGVEFIELSGDNLAAWEEAFQPIVEKWIEDMAAQGVPAQEMYDRAVEIRNN
- a CDS encoding YfkD famly protein; protein product: MKKALVYLLLPLLFFCGLVSYSVEAAEDGKQTEENSVPDSAMDISKDNTYPNPAQDLPKLHPGELASELLESTEIKIENPELIKMFNESDIRSSKMAIGMNVSIYLGQWPLAYESDETKINWDFEKVNTNRVDNRGGQEAKRINYNQEQQKRIKGGLTAEVPSGDMVQKMMMIKAREKLNMPLSFSTVIGYGTKTDRVYNVAPGSVGYLSAYAPAVNEKGKVTYGEVYLRVKGGEKWLEVKNVTQQGIGAWIPLQDHINLKFNTANE
- a CDS encoding SE1561 family protein, with protein sequence MREAEHAGKEDRMALLNERIDHLVSTLDSLDPEKTGVEEIDRIISMLDDLEEKCRQYRREYE
- a CDS encoding histidine phosphatase family protein; protein product: MELYLIRHGQSEANLHGIIQGHADYPLSGLGKKQAALLGEYLSSLKSDNIYSSDLVRAKETAEAIADQRSLEVKTWPEIREVGLGPFEGRTRIDILEKYPNLKHESLLTSGVEGTETIENITQRCREVIRALKEKHQNETIVLVSHGGFISILLTFLMAGDEWPKMDRPFIIGNTSITKVEIDDTGKAKFHYINKTAHLDEKEESLTSTVLY
- a CDS encoding fumarate hydratase; the protein is MYELVTETSTNLPYDVRRAIRAAKERENAGTRAALSLATITQNIDMADDNVLPICQDTGMLTFEIKVPVGANQIEMKKEIYEAIRQATKDGKLRPNSVDSLTGENSGDNIGPGTPIIHFEQWENDYIDARLIIKGGGCENKNIQYSLPMEIEGLGRAGRDLDGIRKCILHSVYQAQGQGCSAGFIGVGIGGDRISSYELAKKQLLRDVSDINDNPQLFELENYIMEKGNTLGIGTMGFGGEATLLGCKIGAANRLPASFFVSVAYNCWAFRRLGVTLDAESGTIQNWLYKEGEKISFKEDTETAAKSDEPVREVVLQAPVTEEQIRELKVGDVVVINGDLHTGRDAIHHHLMDNDAPIDLNGQIIYHCGPVMLKDKEGEWHVKAAGPTTSIREEPYQGDIMKKFGIRAVMGKGGMGPKTLKALEEHGGVYLNAIGGAAQYYAECIKKVDGVDLMEFGIPEAMWHLKVEGFRAIVTMDSHGNSLHKDVDKTSFERLQQYSEKVFS
- a CDS encoding Fur-regulated basic protein FbpA codes for the protein MSKHIQNAIRARKNYLISQLIQQGIYKKGDQHLYELTLTELEDELSAAVKKCAGSI
- the pdaA gene encoding delta-lactam-biosynthetic de-N-acetylase is translated as MAYSNEAYNWSFNPSKNNQPATTEAHFEELLKKYGGFYIGDTTKKEIYLTFDNGYENGYTEKVLDVLKDKQVPAAFFITGHYLKTEEDLVKRMVEEGHIVGNHSYHHPSLPEVSDERLVRELESLRTEYKNVTGDDDMRYLRPPRGIFSERTLAKSEELGYTNVFWSFAYKDWETDQQKGWKHAYDSVMNRIHPGAVMLLHSVSSDNAEALPKIIDELESQGYTFKSLDDLMIKKGFIK
- a CDS encoding GAF domain-containing protein, giving the protein MSIATDIASLQIMAEVYKKKNLQDILEKTVNSLVEQVPYIDWSGIYFYENGKEVSLLAASDSEDDLAWESNGELKFPIKNSKDENIGIMIVRTREVIAFDVTDVSTLETIASAIGELSLAN
- a CDS encoding DNA-3-methyladenine glycosylase: MREQIKVQGPYNFKQALKRLTVDPLALTNVENQTLRIPLLIDETQAVVDVTQTGSFEEPVFEIVTESNVDQEMLFKRLNEIFHWDIPLETIYQYFQDTELDQLFSQFRGTPFVCDFQLYGCLMKTIIHQQLNMSFAFVLSNRFKQNFGTEIDGVWFYPSPDKVSRLEPEDLIALQFSRRKAEYVIDTSRLITDGLLDLESLKSLDDEEVISRLIAIRGIGRWTAENFLMFGLGRLDLFPVADIGIQNGMKKYYKLDKKPSKEVMIDKSGDWKPYRTYASLYLWESLESE
- the rlmD gene encoding 23S rRNA (uracil(1939)-C(5))-methyltransferase RlmD, which produces MKQQRKDTGKDNSHLKIKKGQRFPLTIKRMGIDGEGVGFFKRQVVFVPGALPGEEIVCEVTKAEGKFATGKIVKIRKESKDRVAPPCPVYAECGGCQLQHMAYGGQLRSKKDIVRQAFERYTKINLDKINFKDTIGMDDPWNYRNKSQLQVGTEKGKVIAGLYSTNSHRLIDLEDCAVQHPQTNKVTNTVKQIIEDLKIPVYNERKRSGVIRTIVTRVGFETGEYQVVLVTKERDIPKGKLLIDEIKRRLPDVTSIVQNINPKKTSLVFGDETVTLFGKDKIEEKMSEFSFNLSPRAFFQLNPVQTKKLYNSAKEAAKLSGKEKVVDAYCGVGTIGLWLADGAAELRGMDVIDEAIQDARKNAEVHGVHHAHYVTGKAETWLPKWEKEGWHPDVVVVDPPRTGLDRSFIETLLRVKPKRIVYVSCNPSTLAKNVNDLARGGYKLKSLQPVDMFPQTAQVEVVSELTL